Within uncultured Methanoregula sp., the genomic segment AACAACCCTGCCGCTACATTATGCCATCATGAACAACCAGCAGTATGTCGAAGGCAATACCCACACGCATTTCCTCCAGGAGGAGCACATCTTGAGCACGCTCGACCGGTACAAGCGGGATGAAGAGACACGGATGCAGACGCTCGCGGGATCGTTCGATCAGGGAAAAAAAGTGGCTGCGATAACGGTCGCAGTAAACCAGTACCTGCAGCAGAAAAAGGAATGAACCAACCGGATAAAAACGCCGTATGAGAACCTTTAATAGTTTTTACGGCGTTTTCATTATGCACTTTTGTGCTGCGGTGGCCTAGCTGGTTAGGGCGCCAGACTCATAGGGTTCAATTGAACGCGTCAGAAGCGTTCTGGCTTTGAGACATCTGGAGATCGGGGGATCGTAACCCTCCCGCAGCATCCTGTTTTCGCAGAGTGGTTAGCTTTTTCAAATAGATTTATGCGCCCAAAATCCATTTTGGATAGCAATTTGCCGTTTTTTTCTCTATTTTGCAAAAAATTTAAGTGCGGCGTAATCCAACACAGATCCTGAAGTAAAGGTGAAATTATGCTTCTCGTAAACGCAGCAGTAGGACTTGTACAGTTAATCATTGCAATTGTATTTGCCGTGGTTGCACTGTACATCGGGTTCTCGGTATTTGGAAAAGTTACCGGGAGTATTGATGAGCAGAAAGAACTTGCAAAGGGCAACACCGCATTCGGTATTGTTGTTGCAGCAATTTTCGTTGCGATTGCATTAATCGTCCAGTCCGGGGTATCCGGTATCTCTGTGGGTATCGGGAAGGCAGCATCCGTTGGCCTGACATCCCCTGACGGCCTGATTGCAATCTGTGTTGCATTCATCCAGCTCATCCTTGGTATCCTTCTTGCAGTCGGGGCAATCTACCTCGCACTAAACATTCTCGACAAACTCACCAAGGGCATCGAGGAATTCGAAGAACTCAAAAAAGGAAATGTTGCAGTCGCCCTTGAAATGGCCGGCGTGATCATTGCCGTTGCACTGATCATCCAGTCAGGTATCGGCGGTATCACTGCCGCATTAATCTGATCTTTTTTTTATTCTCATTCGGACAACTGGCCGAACCGGTTGATGGTTTGTATCAGTTCTGCAAACCCGTCCATTTCCATGGCAAGGACTTCATCGCGGGTCATTCCCATGCTGGTCTCTGCATCCGCAGTCAGCATCTCCGGCCCCCGAACGGCTACACGGGATTTTCCATCGCTGCAGACCAGATCCCGCAGTTCGGCATCGTGAACAAAGGCCCGCCCGGGAATAATGATGGTATCACTCAGCGATGCAAGGTCCAGATTCCGGAGATCGTCCGCAGAGATCAGGCAGGCGATCTCTTTTGGCACGGGAACGACCGGGTCAGAAGAACCACATTTTTGCAGCACCTGTTCAATAAACGGTGCCGCTATGCTGCCGCTGATAACGGATGCATGACGTGCAACCCGGGGGAGCTTTTTCAGCAGGCCCGGTTCCTGCAGGATCGCAAACGGTGAACCGATTTCCGGGTCCCATAAGGGGGTTCCGGATATTTTCATGGAGTATTTTCCCTGCAAATCTGATATGAGATCCTTAAAGGATTCCACAGACTGGACAGCCTGGCCTTTCATAATCGGACCGTTTCCCAGGATGAGTCCCTGCTCCGCAGCATTTGCAAACCGCATCAGGATAATTCCTTTTGCGCCCCGTTCATCGAGCCATTCGCAGGTCTTCTCGAGAATAGGACCGTCATTGATTCCAGGTAGGATAACCGCCGCTGCATAGACATCCACGGAACCACAGAGGCGTTCAAGAATCTTCAAAGACACTTCCGGAGTCGGATCATGCATGTACCGTTTGCGGAGACCGGGGTCGGTGGCAAAAACCGTGAAGGAAATTTCCGAGAGACCATTATCGATAAGCAGATCCGCAACCGCGGGATCATCCCATCCTTTACCGCTCGTATACCCGATATGGAGGGGGGCCTCCATGCTGCCCAGGAGCTCGATAAGTTCGGTAAAACGCGGGTAGCAGCTCGGGTCGCCGCCGCCACTGATCGTGATCCGGTCAAGATCACCGGTTCGTGACTGGAGGTTTGCGAGCGTCTCATCCGCAATGGTTTTGAGATCCTTGAACCCGGCATATTCCTCCCTGATTCCCCGGGTGCAGTAATCGCATCCTTTCTTGAACGGGAGGCAGTAGCGGCACCCGAGCGGCTGGACACCCTTGACATGCCTGAAGTAACAGTATTCACAGAAACCGCGGCAGTTGATACCCGGGCTTCCTCCGATATCCACGGTCAGCTGTGACATCCGTAGTAGTAGGTCTTTTTTTTAGCGTATAAGATATTGCAATGGAGTCCTCATATGGGAGGGGGGAAATGCAACTTGGACTGGAGTTACGATTATGAAAATGATCTCAATACCGTTCAAACATTCGCCACTTCAACGCCACCTTTTTTATCATAAAAAATTCCATGGTATATGGCGCCTCAGTGGCTTAGTTGGCAGAGCGGCTGACTTGTAATCAGCAGGTCCCGTGTTCAAATCACGGCTGAGGCTTGTTTCTTTTTTGCTCACGATATCAAACCGCTAATTGATTTTCGGATGATAATTCGGTAAAGACGAGCACGTTTTTATTTCTAAAAAGAATTATGAAAAATTCACTCGGTACTAATTGAAAAATTTTTCATTATATGCATAATAAGGATATGAAATGACATTATCCGGCATTTAGTTACGCATTAAGCCGAAAATTAACGTATATCCCCTAAAACGGAGATTTTGGCTTATATATCAGATTTCGTGCGAATTTTCTCATATATGCCAGCGCGAGCATGAACTGAGCTCATAAAAAAACACGAAATTAAGGATTTTCATTATTCTTACAAAGTCGGCAGATTTTAAGTAATAAAAAATCAAAATAGCATTTACCTTTCATGACCGAAACCGGACCTCTGCAGGAACCAGAACTTCCAACACTCATCATACGACCACCCGGAAAATGGGTACCGGTTGATCTTCACGAGCTCTGGAATTATCGGGAACTTCTGATGTCCTTCACGGTACGGGATATAAAGATCCGGTACAAACAGACCGCACTTGGTTTCCTGTGGGCGATCATCCAACCCCTGTTCATGATGGTAATTTTCACTATCATTTTTGGGGGATTTGCCAAAATTCCTTCTGATGGCGTCCCTTACCCGCTGTTCTCCTTTGCCGCACTTCTTCCATGGATGCTCTTTTCCGAGGGACTCACCCGGTCTACGATGAGCATGGTCTCAAATTCAACAATAATGACCAAAGTATATTTCCCTCGCCTGATCATGCCAATTTCCGGGATCCTTTCACCGCTCGTTGACTTTGTGGTTTCCATATCGATCCTTGTCCTGATGATGGCATATTATGGGTTTGTCCCGACATGGAATGTCGTTTTTCTTCCATTATTTATTCTCCTTGCCCTTGCCACGTCACTAGGTGTTGGGCTCTGGCTTTCTGCGCTGAATGTCAAGTACCGGGATTTCCAGTATACAGTTCCATTCATTATTCAACTCTGGATGTATGCGTCGCCAGTTGTCTATCCGGCAAGCATGATACCCGAGTCATTCCGTTTCCTGTACGGGTTAAACCCGATGGTAGGTGTGATCGAAGGTTTTCGCTGGGCATTGCTGGGAAGTCCGATGCCGGGCTGGATAATCGTTGTCTCCAGCAGTGTTGTCGTTGTGCTGCTCATTTCCGGGATGTTCTATTTTAAGAGAATGGAACAGTATTATGCAGATATTGTATAAATTTTGGATACAAACCTGATGGAATAAATCATTATGACCGATCACATCGCTATCCGCGTCAAAAATCTCGGCAAGAAATACTCGATTGGCGGACCGCAGGAACCGTACCATACTCTCCGCGAGGCAATGGTTAATTCAATAAAAGCACCGTTACAGATGCTTAAGCGTGCTCCTCCTGAAGAGGGATTCTGGGCGTTGAAGGATGTCACGTTGGATATCAGCCAGGGAGACGTTATCGGTATCATCGGGAGGAATGGTGCGGGAAAAAGTACATTTTTGAAAATTTTATCCCGGATTACCACCCCCACGGAGGGAAGCGTTGAGATTCATGGACGCGTAGGCTCATTACTTGAAGTGGGAACCGGGTTTCACCCTGAAATGACAGGACGCGAAAATATTTTCCTCAATGGTTCAATTCTCGGTATGAAGAAAAATGAGATTGAATATAAATTTGATGAGATTGTAAAATTTTCAGAAATTGAAAAATTTATTGATACACCAGTAAAACGGTATTCGAGCGGGATGTATATACGTCTGGCATTTGCAGTGGCTGCACATCTGGAACCGGAGATTTTACTCATAGATGAGGTACTGGCTGTAGGAGATGCGCAGTTCCAGAAGAAATGTTTGGGGAAAATGGGGGAAGTTGGAAAGGAAGGGAGAACGGTACTATTCATCAGCCATAATATGGCTGCAATGAGACAACTTTGTCCGTCATGTATTTGGCTTGCCAACGGAAAATTAGAAGAGATTGGCCAAACTGAAAATGTTATAGATCATTATCTGGAATCAACAATACCCGATGCACAAACAACGGTCCTTACGACCGGTGATGATAAAAAAGAGGTTCAACTTACTATAATCAGAATAATCGATGATAATGGGAATGAAAATTCTCAATGCAATTGTGACCTTCCCATTACTATTGAATTGATTTTTAATGTAAAAACAGCGATTCCCGGATTATATGGCTATATTGCGATAAATAAAAAAGACGGGACGCTTGTAATGATTTCTGATAGTTTTGATAACGAACCAAACAGTCTCGACAATCTTGATCCTGGTCTCCACCGTGTTCATGTAAAAATACCGGCCAGGACCCTGGGAGCAGGACATTATTACATCTCCACAAGTTTTGCAAAGAATTATTTTGTCAATACCGTTACCCTTGACTCTCATGATATTGTATACTCGTTTTTTGTATTCGATGAAACATCATATCGGGGTACTATTTCAGGAGGTCGCGGGGGATTTTTTAGCACGAAATTAAAATGGGAACTCTGTAAGAATTCTCCCCCCGGCACGTGATGATTCAAGGTTCCATCATTTAATTGAAAGAGGTTATATTCTTGTGTTGCTGTAATAATTGATGACCATAATTCCAGATCATTTTCGTATATTAATCGTACGCAAACCAGGACGGATGGCTTATTCACCAGAGTATTGGCGGAGGTATGACTTGACACTTAATATTCTTGCAATAATCCCGGCACGGGGTGGAAGTAAAGGTATTCCCAAAAAAAATATCCGGCTGCTTGCAGGAAAACCGTTGATTGAATATACGATAAACGCAGCAAAAAATTCCGAATTTATTAATTGTATTACGGTGTCTACAGACGAAAAAGAAATCGCGGCAATTGCAGAAGAACGTGATGTGGAAGTAATAATGCGTCCTTCTGATATTGCAAAGGATGAATCCCCGATAATTGATACGATCAACCATACGATAACAACGTTAAAAGAGAGAGACGGATTTATACCGGATATTATAGTACTGCTGCAGCCGACTTCCCCACTTCGGAATACTGCGGATATTGATGGAGCGATTCAACAATTTTTGAGCGGGAATTCGGATTCCTTAATCAGTGTCTGTGAAAATGATCATCCACCATACTGGAGTTTTACTATCACAGACCAAAATCTCAAACCACTCTTCCGTAAAAAGATGTCATCAACAAGAAGACAGGATTTGCCGAAAACCTATCGGCCGAACGGGGCAATTTATATATCA encodes:
- a CDS encoding ABC transporter ATP-binding protein, with protein sequence MTDHIAIRVKNLGKKYSIGGPQEPYHTLREAMVNSIKAPLQMLKRAPPEEGFWALKDVTLDISQGDVIGIIGRNGAGKSTFLKILSRITTPTEGSVEIHGRVGSLLEVGTGFHPEMTGRENIFLNGSILGMKKNEIEYKFDEIVKFSEIEKFIDTPVKRYSSGMYIRLAFAVAAHLEPEILLIDEVLAVGDAQFQKKCLGKMGEVGKEGRTVLFISHNMAAMRQLCPSCIWLANGKLEEIGQTENVIDHYLESTIPDAQTTVLTTGDDKKEVQLTIIRIIDDNGNENSQCNCDLPITIELIFNVKTAIPGLYGYIAINKKDGTLVMISDSFDNEPNSLDNLDPGLHRVHVKIPARTLGAGHYYISTSFAKNYFVNTVTLDSHDIVYSFFVFDETSYRGTISGGRGGFFSTKLKWELCKNSPPGT
- a CDS encoding acylneuraminate cytidylyltransferase family protein; protein product: MTIIPDHFRILIVRKPGRMAYSPEYWRRYDLTLNILAIIPARGGSKGIPKKNIRLLAGKPLIEYTINAAKNSEFINCITVSTDEKEIAAIAEERDVEVIMRPSDIAKDESPIIDTINHTITTLKERDGFIPDIIVLLQPTSPLRNTADIDGAIQQFLSGNSDSLISVCENDHPPYWSFTITDQNLKPLFRKKMSSTRRQDLPKTYRPNGAIYISTQDSLKKYPTFISKNTLPYVMPSFRSIDIDTPFDFRLAEFLIKNQKKMQV
- a CDS encoding DUF350 domain-containing protein, producing MLLVNAAVGLVQLIIAIVFAVVALYIGFSVFGKVTGSIDEQKELAKGNTAFGIVVAAIFVAIALIVQSGVSGISVGIGKAASVGLTSPDGLIAICVAFIQLILGILLAVGAIYLALNILDKLTKGIEEFEELKKGNVAVALEMAGVIIAVALIIQSGIGGITAALI
- the mmp10 gene encoding methyl coenzyme M reductase-arginine methyltransferase Mmp10 (Mmp10 (methanogenesis marker protein 10) is a cobalamin-requiring radical SAM methyltransferase that creates the methylarginine modification to methyl coenzyme M reductase.), which codes for MSQLTVDIGGSPGINCRGFCEYCYFRHVKGVQPLGCRYCLPFKKGCDYCTRGIREEYAGFKDLKTIADETLANLQSRTGDLDRITISGGGDPSCYPRFTELIELLGSMEAPLHIGYTSGKGWDDPAVADLLIDNGLSEISFTVFATDPGLRKRYMHDPTPEVSLKILERLCGSVDVYAAAVILPGINDGPILEKTCEWLDERGAKGIILMRFANAAEQGLILGNGPIMKGQAVQSVESFKDLISDLQGKYSMKISGTPLWDPEIGSPFAILQEPGLLKKLPRVARHASVISGSIAAPFIEQVLQKCGSSDPVVPVPKEIACLISADDLRNLDLASLSDTIIIPGRAFVHDAELRDLVCSDGKSRVAVRGPEMLTADAETSMGMTRDEVLAMEMDGFAELIQTINRFGQLSE
- a CDS encoding ABC transporter permease yields the protein MSFTVRDIKIRYKQTALGFLWAIIQPLFMMVIFTIIFGGFAKIPSDGVPYPLFSFAALLPWMLFSEGLTRSTMSMVSNSTIMTKVYFPRLIMPISGILSPLVDFVVSISILVLMMAYYGFVPTWNVVFLPLFILLALATSLGVGLWLSALNVKYRDFQYTVPFIIQLWMYASPVVYPASMIPESFRFLYGLNPMVGVIEGFRWALLGSPMPGWIIVVSSSVVVVLLISGMFYFKRMEQYYADIV